The following are encoded together in the Falsiruegeria litorea R37 genome:
- a CDS encoding polysaccharide deacetylase family protein → MLDRELALWRATGLSLPLWWRDDDAVEPTAALDQLSEISADVGIPVHLAVIPAHATEGLAARMDPDAQLIPVVHGWAHANHAPVSEKKAEFRAHRPLNEMVEEAGRGFARLQELFGASLQPMFVPPWNRIDKAVVAKMPALGFRVLSTATPRKTTLAAAGMWEINTHLDPIDWRGTRSLRPPEQLVALLVQHLQDRRKGHADNTEPYGLLTHHLVHDEDIWRFSHEVLLRLMDGPTRVWTMAETLQEDPT, encoded by the coding sequence GTGTTGGACAGGGAACTTGCCCTTTGGCGGGCCACGGGCCTTTCCCTGCCGCTTTGGTGGCGCGATGACGATGCGGTTGAGCCGACTGCGGCGCTGGATCAGCTCAGTGAAATTTCGGCTGACGTCGGTATTCCCGTGCACTTGGCGGTGATCCCGGCTCATGCCACCGAAGGGCTGGCTGCACGCATGGACCCGGACGCCCAATTGATCCCCGTGGTGCACGGCTGGGCACATGCGAACCACGCACCTGTTTCCGAAAAGAAGGCCGAGTTTCGCGCGCACCGCCCTCTCAATGAGATGGTAGAAGAAGCAGGCCGAGGTTTCGCCCGTCTGCAAGAGCTGTTTGGGGCAAGTCTACAACCGATGTTTGTGCCGCCGTGGAACCGGATCGACAAGGCCGTGGTTGCAAAGATGCCTGCGCTTGGGTTTCGCGTGCTCTCGACCGCCACACCGCGCAAGACCACCTTGGCCGCAGCCGGGATGTGGGAAATCAACACCCACCTGGACCCTATAGATTGGCGGGGCACCCGCAGTCTGCGGCCCCCCGAACAGCTCGTTGCGCTATTGGTTCAACACCTGCAGGACCGTCGCAAAGGGCATGCGGACAATACCGAACCCTATGGGCTGTTGACCCACCATCTGGTTCATGATGAAGACATCTGGCGGTTCAGCCACGAGGTGCTGCTCCGCCTGATGGACGGCCCCACCCGCGTCTGGACCATGGCCGAAACCCTGCAAGAGGACCCCACCTGA
- a CDS encoding glycosyltransferase family protein: MKVLIAVTHLLGSGHLSRALTLGRAFALEGHEVVLISGGFAVPQLDSNGIDLRTLPPLRSDGTNFTRLLTDDGEVADDTYLAARSNSMVDILREVQPDALITELFPFGRRVLQHEFLALLEAARAMPNPPQTYCSIRDILAPPSNARKVEKTEAILAEFYDAVLVHSDPSTTPLETSWPVSEALANKLIYTGYVAPLAAGPHRDRLGDGEILVSAGGGSVGAPIFRASIEAARKITNRRWRLLVGGSEAPAQIAELMQGAPTENITLEPARPDFRHMLHHAAASVSMCGYNTALDLLQAGTPAVLIPFDDGQEVEQTLRAKSLEALPGIHVLCSANLNSMQLAQAVEKVLAAGPRTVQAADFDGAAETVRSVVSQQGARR, translated from the coding sequence ATGAAGGTCTTGATCGCTGTCACCCATCTGCTGGGTAGCGGCCATCTGAGCCGCGCCCTGACTTTGGGTCGTGCATTTGCCCTCGAGGGTCATGAGGTTGTATTGATCTCGGGCGGCTTTGCCGTGCCGCAGCTGGACAGCAACGGGATTGATCTGCGCACGCTTCCTCCGCTCCGGTCGGATGGAACAAACTTCACCCGGCTGCTGACCGACGATGGTGAGGTTGCGGATGACACGTATTTGGCAGCGCGGTCCAATTCGATGGTCGATATCCTGCGCGAGGTGCAACCTGATGCGCTGATCACGGAACTTTTTCCGTTCGGACGTCGGGTATTGCAGCACGAGTTTCTGGCTTTGCTGGAAGCAGCGCGCGCGATGCCCAATCCGCCGCAAACCTACTGCTCGATCAGGGACATTCTGGCTCCGCCGTCAAACGCCCGAAAGGTCGAAAAGACCGAAGCCATCCTCGCAGAATTCTACGATGCGGTTCTGGTTCATTCGGACCCTAGCACCACCCCGCTAGAGACAAGCTGGCCTGTTTCTGAAGCATTGGCCAACAAGCTAATCTACACAGGTTACGTGGCGCCTCTAGCAGCGGGTCCACATCGTGATCGCTTGGGCGATGGGGAGATCCTTGTCAGTGCAGGTGGTGGATCCGTTGGCGCACCAATCTTTCGCGCTTCCATCGAGGCCGCTCGAAAGATCACCAACCGGCGCTGGCGCCTGTTGGTGGGTGGTTCGGAAGCACCTGCCCAGATTGCAGAATTGATGCAAGGCGCGCCAACAGAGAACATCACGCTGGAACCCGCCCGCCCCGATTTTCGGCACATGCTGCATCACGCCGCTGCCTCGGTCAGCATGTGCGGCTACAACACCGCTCTGGACCTGTTGCAAGCGGGCACACCTGCGGTTCTGATCCCGTTTGATGATGGGCAGGAAGTTGAACAGACGCTACGGGCAAAGAGCCTGGAAGCACTGCCCGGAATTCACGTGCTATGCAGTGCAAATCTAAACAGTATGCAGTTGGCGCAGGCGGTTGAAAAAGTTCTGGCTGCAGGACCCCGCACCGTTCAAGCGGCGGATTTTGATGGGGCTGCCGAAACCGTGAGAAGCGTTGTGTCACAACAGGGGGCTCGCAGGTGA
- a CDS encoding histidine phosphatase family protein produces the protein MTRLALLRHGHTSWNRAGQIQGRSDIPLDDEARRDLSQFSLPPEWIRAELWSSPLHRARETAAIVANRVPLTAPELTEMNWGDWEGKRGVDLLAQEGSGFRHIEDWGWDYRAPGGESPRELWDRVEPWVQSRHTDTIAVCHIGIMRVILAKAHGWDFDGEAPFKIKRNRLFVVDLDTFAPEAEPVRLIRESHA, from the coding sequence ATGACCCGTCTTGCTCTTCTTCGCCATGGCCATACCTCTTGGAACCGTGCCGGCCAAATTCAGGGGCGCAGCGACATTCCCCTGGATGATGAAGCGCGCCGTGATCTGTCGCAATTCAGCCTGCCGCCCGAGTGGATCCGGGCCGAACTGTGGTCGAGCCCCTTGCACCGCGCTCGTGAAACTGCCGCAATCGTGGCCAATCGCGTACCGCTAACGGCGCCCGAACTGACCGAAATGAATTGGGGCGATTGGGAAGGCAAGCGTGGTGTCGATCTGCTGGCACAAGAGGGCAGCGGGTTTCGCCATATCGAGGATTGGGGATGGGACTATCGTGCGCCCGGCGGTGAAAGCCCGCGCGAATTGTGGGATCGGGTGGAACCTTGGGTTCAGTCCCGCCACACGGACACCATCGCCGTGTGTCACATCGGGATCATGCGGGTGATCCTGGCCAAGGCGCACGGCTGGGATTTTGACGGCGAGGCCCCGTTCAAGATCAAGCGCAACCGGTTGTTTGTTGTCGACCTGGATACCTTTGCGCCTGAGGCCGAGCCTGTTCGTCTGATCCGAGAGAGCCACGCATGA
- a CDS encoding glycosyltransferase — MTCVAFYAPMKSPHSVVPSGDREMARNLMQAIGQRDGVDVDLVSELKIYDKAGDEARQADLRQQAEAEVDRLIRDLPRDTELWVTYHNYYKAPDLIGPRVCAALDIPYVQIESTRAYSRLTGPWSGFAQAAHDACDAARVIFYLTANDLITLERERAGTQTLVHFPPFLPAVRLPEASTLSGPMLATGMMREGDKLRSYEIIAETLAHLTGDWQLDIAGDGPARAQVEALMAPYGSRVRFLGQLDRAALDKTYRAASLFLWPGVNEAFGMVYLEAQAHGLPVVAQDRPGVRDVLLGDGYPATEVGTKALASLVMSLLHDPGHRATWGANAREMIANTHLRPAATARFWSAVAPHLKGSR; from the coding sequence ATGACTTGCGTCGCATTCTACGCCCCCATGAAGTCGCCCCACAGCGTGGTGCCTTCTGGGGACCGCGAAATGGCGCGCAACCTGATGCAGGCGATTGGTCAACGCGACGGCGTAGACGTCGATTTGGTCTCAGAGCTCAAGATCTATGACAAGGCCGGTGACGAAGCGCGACAGGCCGATTTGCGCCAGCAAGCGGAGGCCGAAGTTGACCGCCTGATCCGCGACCTGCCCCGAGACACCGAACTGTGGGTCACCTACCACAACTATTACAAGGCCCCCGATCTGATCGGGCCCCGCGTCTGTGCGGCGTTGGATATCCCATACGTCCAGATCGAAAGCACCCGGGCCTACAGCCGATTGACCGGCCCCTGGTCTGGGTTTGCGCAAGCCGCCCATGATGCCTGCGACGCGGCTCGGGTGATATTCTACTTGACGGCCAACGACCTGATCACCCTTGAACGCGAGCGCGCAGGCACGCAAACCCTCGTGCATTTCCCGCCGTTTCTGCCCGCTGTTCGTCTGCCCGAGGCCAGTACCCTGTCGGGTCCAATGCTGGCAACCGGCATGATGCGCGAAGGCGACAAACTGCGTTCGTATGAGATCATCGCCGAAACGCTTGCACATCTGACAGGCGATTGGCAGCTGGACATCGCAGGCGACGGCCCCGCCCGAGCACAGGTCGAAGCCTTGATGGCCCCCTATGGATCGCGCGTGCGGTTTCTGGGGCAGTTGGATCGCGCTGCGCTGGACAAAACCTATCGCGCGGCGTCCCTGTTCCTGTGGCCAGGCGTGAATGAGGCCTTCGGGATGGTTTACCTGGAGGCGCAAGCGCATGGCCTGCCTGTGGTGGCACAGGACCGCCCGGGCGTACGGGATGTGCTGTTGGGCGATGGGTACCCTGCAACCGAAGTCGGGACAAAGGCGCTGGCGTCTCTGGTCATGTCGCTCTTGCACGATCCCGGCCATCGCGCAACATGGGGTGCCAACGCCCGCGAGATGATCGCAAACACCCACCTCAGGCCTGCCGCAACCGCGCGGTTCTGGTCTGCCGTTGCCCCGCATTTGAAAGGTTCCCGATGA
- a CDS encoding glycosyltransferase family 4 protein, with protein sequence MTSQNPPLAIVVKGWPRLSETFIAQELAALEDSGHDFDIWSLRYPTDKKRHPLHDRIKARVRYLPEYLYEDPERVWRARAAAKALPGYAEAYRVWRADLARDLTHNRIRRFGQACVLATELPEGTKGLYAHFMHTPSSVARYAAIMRGLPWSFSAHAKDIWTSDEWEKREKLSADTHGAVFGATCTAFGAEHLREMADDAARVDLVYHGLDLTRFPAPPKRALRDSASPFHMMSVGRLVEKKGFDRLIAAFAGLPADLDWHWTHIGGGSLKDTLSAQAEDAGVANRITWRGACDQPEVIEAMRAADLFVLPSRIAEDGDRDGLPNVLMEAASQMLPILSTPVSAIPEFIESGTHGLLVEDDPARLASAICELSAEPARTQAYAAAAYDRLVGEFGMAPGIARLSARLTQLTQLTRGG encoded by the coding sequence ATGACGTCCCAAAATCCGCCACTGGCGATCGTGGTCAAAGGCTGGCCGCGCCTGTCCGAGACATTCATCGCACAGGAACTGGCTGCACTCGAAGACAGCGGCCACGACTTTGACATCTGGTCGCTGCGCTATCCCACTGACAAAAAGCGCCACCCGCTGCACGACCGCATCAAGGCGCGGGTGCGGTACTTGCCAGAATACCTGTATGAAGATCCGGAACGGGTCTGGCGCGCCCGCGCGGCGGCAAAGGCCCTACCGGGCTATGCCGAGGCCTATCGCGTCTGGCGTGCCGATCTTGCACGCGACCTGACCCACAACCGCATCCGGCGTTTTGGACAGGCCTGCGTCCTGGCCACCGAACTGCCTGAAGGCACAAAGGGGCTTTATGCGCACTTCATGCACACACCGTCCTCTGTCGCGCGCTACGCGGCGATCATGCGCGGCCTGCCGTGGAGCTTTTCGGCCCATGCCAAAGATATCTGGACGTCGGACGAATGGGAAAAACGCGAAAAGCTGAGTGCAGACACGCATGGTGCAGTCTTTGGCGCGACGTGCACTGCCTTTGGTGCCGAGCACCTGCGCGAGATGGCCGATGACGCAGCACGGGTTGACCTTGTCTATCATGGCCTCGACCTGACCCGTTTTCCCGCCCCCCCAAAGCGCGCGCTGCGCGACTCGGCCAGTCCGTTTCACATGATGTCGGTTGGTCGTCTGGTCGAAAAGAAGGGTTTTGACCGCCTGATTGCGGCCTTTGCTGGGTTGCCTGCAGATCTGGATTGGCATTGGACCCACATCGGTGGTGGCAGTTTGAAAGATACCCTTTCAGCGCAAGCCGAAGACGCCGGTGTTGCAAACCGCATCACATGGCGCGGTGCGTGTGACCAACCCGAGGTGATCGAGGCGATGCGTGCGGCTGATCTGTTCGTGCTACCGAGCCGCATTGCCGAAGACGGCGATCGCGATGGCTTGCCAAATGTGCTGATGGAGGCGGCTTCGCAAATGTTGCCGATCCTGTCGACGCCCGTGTCGGCAATCCCCGAATTCATCGAAAGTGGCACACATGGCCTGCTGGTCGAAGATGATCCGGCCAGATTGGCCTCTGCCATTTGTGAATTGTCGGCCGAGCCTGCACGCACTCAGGCCTACGCAGCGGCTGCGTATGACCGGCTGGTTGGAGAGTTCGGGATGGCCCCCGGGATCGCACGCTTGTCCGCCCGGTTGACGCAATTGACGCAGTTGACGCGGGGCGGATGA
- a CDS encoding glycosyltransferase family protein, whose amino-acid sequence MGGDATKTVHRGARRAPRIMLYSHDTFGLGHLRRSRALAAAITAADPEASALILTGSPVAGRFTFPRRVDHVRLPGVTKRSDGSYASQTIGMGIEEVTDLRSGLICTTARQYEPDVLIVDKEPTGFRGELLPTLETLQNEGKTKLVLGLRDVLDEPEVLAAEWDRKDAVTATERFYHEIWVYGLRSVYDPTAGLPLSAEVQARMHWTGYLRREASADGKPPEQPYVLITPGGGGDGKAMVNLVLTAYEKDPTLTPRAVLVYGPFLSGELRDEFETRVEALDGRVTAVGFESQIETLFKGAQGVICMGGYNTFCEVLSFDKPAVIVPRTTPRLEQWLRASRAEDLGLVRMLDETRDGLTPDAMIQAIRGLSTQPKPSQAISSGLLDGLDYVTHRVNALLTNKTEQAAQ is encoded by the coding sequence ATGGGTGGAGACGCAACCAAGACGGTACACAGGGGCGCGCGCCGTGCGCCTCGTATCATGCTGTACAGCCATGACACCTTCGGGCTGGGTCACCTGCGCCGATCACGCGCATTGGCCGCGGCAATTACAGCCGCTGATCCAGAGGCTTCGGCTCTGATTCTGACGGGCTCTCCGGTTGCGGGCCGCTTCACGTTCCCAAGACGGGTAGATCACGTAAGGTTGCCTGGTGTCACCAAACGCAGCGATGGTTCGTATGCCTCGCAAACGATTGGCATGGGTATTGAAGAGGTCACCGACCTGCGGTCCGGATTGATCTGCACCACGGCCAGACAATACGAACCCGACGTACTGATCGTCGACAAAGAGCCCACCGGGTTTCGTGGCGAATTGCTCCCGACCCTTGAAACGCTGCAAAACGAAGGAAAGACCAAGCTGGTTCTTGGTCTGCGCGATGTTTTGGACGAACCCGAGGTTTTGGCGGCTGAATGGGACCGCAAGGATGCAGTGACTGCAACCGAAAGATTTTATCACGAAATCTGGGTGTATGGCTTGCGGTCGGTCTATGACCCCACAGCCGGATTGCCACTGTCTGCGGAAGTGCAGGCCCGTATGCATTGGACCGGCTATTTGCGTCGCGAAGCAAGTGCCGACGGCAAGCCGCCTGAGCAGCCTTATGTACTGATCACCCCTGGCGGGGGTGGCGACGGCAAGGCCATGGTTAACCTTGTGCTAACCGCCTATGAAAAAGACCCCACCCTCACGCCGCGTGCAGTTCTGGTATATGGCCCGTTTCTATCGGGCGAGCTGCGTGACGAATTTGAAACCCGGGTCGAAGCCCTTGATGGACGTGTCACGGCAGTGGGCTTTGAATCGCAAATCGAAACTCTGTTCAAAGGGGCTCAGGGTGTGATCTGCATGGGCGGGTACAACACCTTTTGCGAAGTGCTGTCTTTTGACAAACCCGCTGTCATCGTGCCGCGCACCACGCCGCGACTGGAACAGTGGTTGCGCGCCTCCCGCGCCGAAGACCTAGGTTTGGTACGCATGCTTGATGAAACCCGCGACGGGTTGACGCCTGATGCGATGATCCAGGCCATTCGCGGCCTGTCGACACAGCCTAAACCTTCGCAAGCCATCTCATCTGGGCTGCTCGACGGGCTGGATTATGTCACTCATCGAGTGAACGCACTGCTGACCAACAAGACGGAACAAGCCGCTCAATGA
- a CDS encoding mechanosensitive ion channel family protein, whose protein sequence is MLTIVLRILAMLALTIAVSTTAAQAQLSLYSGASGSSSSETAADSELANAIREATEAGASVIVIDSSGNLATTGQTSGSSGEPDKADPMGEASQLMQAQSQWAEFRKALESRLAALPYSIFEVQYILRQTSPDGQISTYLWVLAINIGLLLIGRWLSVEIYGKRVARKYVVSRIKENPVGYRDKMPFLVFRFVMGIGGTLFAMLFATIIGLLIFGESEDISIQFTVTAIFTAYFLSRTVSDLWRMVLSPFLSQYRIPPFSDRDAKRLYIWASVLATYDISTVLFATWVADFGLNYNVYAMVYGVLTAAGAAFNVLMILFNARAITEAIRAGRSKEQVSWILWAISIAWAPVLILYIAFSWFELALDLVLENPVPIPLIAGTYGIFMSVVVAYGAMNYLLERYFDRSRKVQEINAELAEAEASEEPQVAPPIELAHSISTYEDLARRVAGILAFVVGAYALLVIWNPDADWTQDLPMERFLDVMMILFIGYVVFHFFRIWIDSKIAEEGGDMEEGELGDEGGGSSASRLATLLPLFRGAILAVVVVSIVLIVLLEIGINVSPLFAGAGVVGLAVGFGSQTLVRDIFSGAFFLLDDAFRKGEYIDIGDVKGTVEKISVRSFQLRHHLGALNTIPFGEIKVLTNYSRDWVIMKLPLRVTYDTDVEKVRKLIKNLGKELLTDPVIGDNFIQPLKSQGVIEMQDSAMIIRVKFMTKPGDQWLVRKRVYQDIRELFAREGVKFAHREVTVRLADEKEAGDLTPKQREAVTGAVQAAIDEDYLDDIGPGGGDRD, encoded by the coding sequence ATGCTGACCATTGTCCTTCGCATTCTCGCAATGCTGGCGCTGACCATTGCGGTGTCCACGACGGCCGCGCAGGCGCAACTGTCACTCTACTCTGGCGCGTCCGGTTCCAGCAGCAGTGAAACTGCGGCGGACAGCGAACTGGCAAATGCAATCCGCGAGGCGACCGAGGCGGGCGCCAGCGTGATCGTCATCGACAGTTCGGGTAACCTTGCCACGACAGGTCAAACATCGGGATCAAGCGGTGAACCTGACAAGGCCGACCCGATGGGAGAGGCCTCGCAATTGATGCAGGCGCAATCGCAGTGGGCCGAGTTCCGAAAAGCCTTGGAATCAAGGTTGGCAGCTTTGCCGTATTCGATTTTCGAGGTCCAATATATCTTGCGCCAAACCAGCCCGGATGGTCAGATCAGCACCTATTTGTGGGTGCTGGCCATTAACATTGGCCTTCTTCTGATTGGTCGATGGCTTTCAGTCGAAATCTACGGCAAGCGTGTCGCGCGCAAATACGTGGTGTCTCGGATCAAGGAAAACCCGGTTGGTTATCGGGACAAGATGCCGTTCTTGGTATTCCGTTTTGTCATGGGCATCGGCGGCACATTGTTTGCCATGCTCTTTGCCACAATCATCGGGTTGCTGATTTTTGGCGAATCCGAGGACATCTCGATCCAATTCACCGTCACGGCGATCTTTACGGCCTATTTCCTGTCGCGCACGGTGTCCGATCTGTGGCGGATGGTCTTGTCGCCATTTCTGAGCCAGTACCGCATTCCGCCGTTTTCGGACAGAGATGCAAAACGGCTCTACATCTGGGCGTCGGTGTTGGCGACCTATGACATTTCGACGGTTCTTTTTGCCACGTGGGTGGCGGACTTTGGCTTGAACTACAACGTCTATGCCATGGTCTATGGCGTGCTGACGGCTGCTGGGGCGGCGTTCAACGTGCTTATGATCCTGTTCAATGCGCGTGCGATTACCGAAGCTATCCGCGCAGGTCGCAGCAAAGAGCAGGTCTCGTGGATCCTCTGGGCGATCTCAATCGCCTGGGCTCCGGTCCTGATCCTTTACATTGCCTTCAGCTGGTTCGAACTGGCGCTGGATCTGGTTCTTGAGAACCCTGTGCCGATCCCGCTGATTGCTGGAACCTATGGCATCTTCATGTCCGTGGTCGTGGCCTATGGCGCGATGAACTACTTGCTTGAGCGTTACTTTGATCGTTCGCGCAAGGTGCAGGAGATCAACGCTGAGCTGGCCGAGGCTGAAGCGAGCGAAGAGCCCCAAGTTGCGCCGCCGATAGAATTGGCGCATTCGATTTCGACCTATGAGGATCTGGCACGCCGGGTTGCAGGAATTCTGGCCTTTGTCGTTGGGGCCTATGCACTTCTGGTGATCTGGAACCCGGATGCAGATTGGACTCAGGATCTGCCGATGGAACGGTTCCTGGACGTGATGATGATCCTGTTCATCGGCTACGTCGTCTTCCACTTTTTCCGTATCTGGATCGACAGCAAGATCGCCGAAGAGGGCGGAGACATGGAAGAAGGCGAACTGGGCGACGAGGGCGGCGGTTCATCCGCCAGCCGCTTGGCGACCCTGTTGCCCCTGTTCCGGGGCGCGATCCTGGCCGTTGTTGTCGTGTCGATCGTTCTGATTGTGCTGCTGGAAATCGGCATCAACGTGAGCCCGCTGTTTGCGGGTGCCGGTGTTGTTGGTCTGGCGGTGGGTTTCGGCTCGCAAACGTTGGTGCGGGACATCTTCTCGGGCGCGTTTTTCTTGCTGGACGACGCGTTCCGCAAGGGGGAATACATCGACATTGGCGATGTGAAGGGCACGGTCGAAAAGATCTCGGTCCGGTCATTCCAGTTGCGCCACCATCTGGGTGCGCTCAACACCATTCCCTTTGGCGAGATCAAGGTTCTCACGAACTACTCGCGTGACTGGGTGATCATGAAGCTGCCCCTGCGGGTGACCTATGACACAGACGTGGAAAAGGTGCGCAAACTGATCAAGAACCTCGGGAAAGAACTGCTGACCGATCCGGTGATTGGCGACAACTTCATCCAGCCGCTCAAATCGCAGGGCGTGATCGAAATGCAGGATTCCGCGATGATCATCCGGGTCAAGTTCATGACCAAACCGGGCGATCAGTGGCTGGTGCGCAAGCGTGTGTATCAAGACATTCGCGAACTGTTCGCCCGCGAAGGCGTCAAGTTTGCGCACCGCGAGGTCACGGTGCGTCTGGCGGACGAGAAAGAAGCGGGCGATCTGACCCCCAAACAGCGCGAGGCCGTGACAGGCGCCGTTCAAGCGGCCATCGACGAGGATTACCTTGACGATATCGGCCCGGGTGGCGGCGATCGGGATTAA
- a CDS encoding ABC transporter permease, translated as MTKLPDGRYVDDAPYDPQVSIQQLERRDLDAPNWVLIWRKFKTHKLGLISGIFLLFCYLMLPFAGFIAPYGANERNSDHLYAPPQAVHWVHEGEFLGPFVYPITAEADLETFQWVFKPDTTTPVPLEFFCEGAEYSLAGFIPSDTHLFCAPDGATLFLWGSDRLGRDVFSRILYGAQLSLTVGLIGISVSFFLGILLGSIAGYFGGRIDWVINRVIEILRSLPELPLWLALSAAVPSNWGPVAVFFIISIILGILDWPGLARAVRAKFLSLREEEYVRAAEMMGASSGRVIRKHLLPNFMSHLIASATLSIPAMILGETALSFLGLGLRAPAVSWGVMLNDAQNLASIEIYPWTAIPMIPIIIVVLAFNFLGDGLRDSLDPYQQ; from the coding sequence ATGACCAAACTTCCAGACGGGCGCTACGTCGACGACGCGCCATACGACCCGCAGGTTTCGATCCAACAGCTGGAACGCCGCGATCTGGACGCGCCCAATTGGGTGCTTATCTGGCGCAAGTTCAAGACCCACAAGCTGGGCTTGATCTCGGGCATCTTTCTGCTGTTTTGCTATTTGATGCTGCCCTTTGCCGGTTTCATCGCGCCCTATGGAGCGAATGAGCGGAACTCGGATCACCTTTATGCTCCGCCACAGGCCGTGCATTGGGTGCACGAGGGCGAATTCCTGGGTCCCTTTGTCTACCCCATCACGGCAGAGGCAGACCTGGAAACGTTCCAGTGGGTGTTCAAGCCAGACACCACGACGCCGGTACCGCTCGAGTTCTTTTGCGAAGGCGCCGAGTACAGCTTGGCCGGTTTCATCCCCAGCGACACGCATCTGTTCTGCGCCCCTGACGGGGCCACATTGTTCCTGTGGGGATCCGACCGTTTGGGACGCGATGTGTTCAGCCGCATCCTTTATGGCGCGCAACTCTCGCTCACCGTTGGCCTGATCGGCATATCTGTGTCCTTCTTTCTGGGCATCCTGCTTGGCTCGATTGCGGGCTACTTTGGCGGTCGCATCGACTGGGTCATCAATCGCGTGATCGAGATCCTGCGATCCCTGCCCGAACTGCCGCTTTGGCTGGCTTTGTCGGCGGCCGTGCCGTCGAACTGGGGGCCGGTGGCCGTCTTCTTCATCATCTCGATCATCCTCGGCATCCTGGACTGGCCGGGCCTCGCCCGTGCGGTCCGCGCTAAGTTCCTGTCGTTGCGTGAAGAGGAATACGTACGCGCAGCGGAAATGATGGGTGCAAGCTCGGGTCGGGTGATCCGCAAGCACCTGCTGCCCAACTTCATGAGCCACCTGATCGCCAGCGCCACGCTGTCGATTCCGGCGATGATCCTGGGTGAAACGGCACTCAGCTTCCTGGGTTTGGGCTTGCGGGCACCGGCGGTCAGCTGGGGCGTGATGCTGAACGATGCGCAAAACCTGGCCTCAATCGAGATCTATCCATGGACCGCTATCCCGATGATCCCGATCATCATCGTGGTGCTGGCGTTCAACTTCCTGGGTGATGGTCTGCGCGACAGCCTCGATCCCTATCAGCAATAG
- a CDS encoding ABC transporter permease encodes MSILRYAIYRFGTMLLTLLVVSVLVFVIINLPPGDYLSNQIAELKASGQSAGVAKAEFLRKEYALDRALWEQYMIWMGFMPGPHGFSGLIQGNFGWSFEFDRPVREIVGDSLWLTVLVNMAAIVFVYALALPLGVIAAAKSRTWIDYTSAFVGYLGLATPNFLLALILYYYGRKYLNIPIGGLMDPSFEGQPLNWEKIKSIMVHLIVPTIVIGTAGASAMMQRLRANMLDELGKPYVETAIAKGMAPSRMLTKYPLRVAFNPFVADIGNLLPSMVSGSVLVSVVMGLQTIGPALLTALKTQDQFLSAFILMFVALLTLIGTMISDILLVMLDPRIRYEGRES; translated from the coding sequence ATGAGCATCCTGCGCTACGCAATTTATCGCTTTGGCACCATGCTGCTGACCCTGCTGGTGGTGTCGGTGCTGGTGTTCGTGATCATCAACCTGCCCCCCGGTGATTACCTGTCGAACCAGATCGCCGAGCTCAAGGCCTCGGGCCAATCCGCGGGCGTCGCCAAGGCCGAATTCCTGCGCAAGGAATACGCTTTGGACCGCGCTCTGTGGGAGCAATACATGATCTGGATGGGCTTCATGCCCGGCCCGCATGGCTTCTCTGGCCTGATCCAGGGCAACTTTGGCTGGTCGTTCGAATTCGACCGTCCCGTGCGCGAGATCGTCGGTGACAGCCTGTGGCTGACGGTTCTGGTCAACATGGCCGCCATCGTGTTCGTCTATGCCTTGGCCCTGCCCCTGGGTGTGATCGCCGCCGCCAAGTCGCGCACATGGATCGACTATACCTCAGCCTTTGTCGGCTATCTGGGTCTGGCCACGCCGAACTTCCTGCTGGCGTTGATCCTGTATTATTACGGTCGCAAGTACCTGAACATTCCCATCGGTGGCTTGATGGATCCCTCGTTCGAAGGGCAGCCGCTGAATTGGGAGAAAATCAAGTCGATCATGGTTCACCTGATCGTGCCCACCATCGTGATCGGCACAGCTGGTGCATCGGCCATGATGCAACGCCTGCGTGCCAATATGCTCGACGAGTTGGGAAAACCCTACGTGGAAACGGCGATTGCCAAAGGCATGGCCCCCAGCCGGATGCTGACAAAGTACCCGCTGCGCGTGGCCTTCAACCCCTTTGTGGCCGACATCGGAAACCTGCTGCCCTCGATGGTTTCGGGTTCGGTTCTGGTCTCGGTTGTGATGGGTCTGCAAACCATTGGTCCGGCCCTGCTGACTGCGCTCAAGACACAGGATCAATTCCTTTCAGCATTCATCCTGATGTTTGTGGCCTTGCTTACGCTCATAGGCACCATGATATCAGACATCCTGCTGGTCATGCTTGACCCGCGCATCAGGTACGAGGGGCGCGAGTCATGA